A window of the Cololabis saira isolate AMF1-May2022 chromosome 19, fColSai1.1, whole genome shotgun sequence genome harbors these coding sequences:
- the trim16 gene encoding tripartite motif-containing protein 16, which yields MADTPETQPAPVIQQQQLCTISSGELSTDDPAVCSHSACVSCGTNKSEEVPVKPETSDGPEQKSTAEVPEIKSKMEQSQDSKMTEMKIQEDMNESEDPKKPVEDGEPHAGGMANKEEEKEETLGPDNVVCDSCIESPRRALKSCLTCLVSYCEAHLRPHLENPKFQNHRLVEPLRDIERRTCESHKWPLELFCCADVCCICQDCVTEEHRGHSTIPVVEARSRIERELREKQTEMVKTVTAAENAINKLHLNTVSIEHSVTEVQAVIESQFERLQAVVEKAKREVKEILEVEEQQALKQAEGIRVHLEQRCTDLKKTQAQMEKLSRYKNDVDFLQEYAEWKKEATDNSLPGVYIGLMDCLNSFSHVIVKSTQELCGMLVSSYTEKVKETCKNDKMGIKTTVHAIVAAKHNMSIPDPETRDDFLKYAAQVSFDADTAHKFLRLTEENRKVTNTTPWQHPYQSQPERFENWRQVLAAESFYLGRHYFEADISGEGTHIGLTYKSIDRKGSESNSCITGNNFSWCLQWVGRTFSAWHSDVETPLNVEKFTRIGVYVDYMQGLLAFYGVDVTMTLIHKYTAEFREPLYPACWLPKKENIVFLVTPGEPLPLKSPSPPTSPGNGAFAT from the exons atggcagatacaCCAGAAACCCAGCCAGCTCCCGTGatccaacagcagcagctgtgcaCTATCAGTTCAGGGGAGCTCAGCACGGATGATCCGGCAGTATGTAGTCACTCCGCCTGCGTCTCCTGCGGTACAAACAAAAGTGAAGAAGTTCCTGTCAAACCTGAAACCTCTGATGGTCCTGAGCAGAAGAGCACAGCTGAAGTTCCTGAGATCAAGAGCAAAATGGAACAAAGTCAGGACTCAAAGATGACAGAAATGAAAATCCAAGAAGATATGAACGAGTCCGAGGACCCCAAAAAGCCTGTTGAGGATGGAGAACCACATGCAGGCGGAATGGCGAATaaagaagaggagaaggaggaaactcTGGGTCCCGACAATGTTGTGTGTGACTCATGCATTGAGAGCCCCCGCAGGGCCCTCAAGTCCTGCCTCACCTGTCTTGTGTCATACTGTGAGGCACATCTTCGGCCTCACCTGGAGAACCCAAAGTTTCAGAACCACCGGCTGGTAGAGCCTCTCAGGGACATCGAAAGGCGCACCTGTGAGAGCCACAAGTGGCCGCTGGAGCTTTTCTGCTGTGCCGATGTCTGCTGCATCTGCCAGGACTGCGTGACAGAGGAACACCGGGGCCACAGCACCATTCCCGTGGTGGAGGCTCGGAGTCGGATTGAG AGAGAGCTGAGGGAGAAACAGACAGAGATGGTGAAGACGGTGACAGCAGCAGAGAATGCCATCAACAAACTCCACCTCAACACAGTTTCTATCGAG CACTCGGTGACAGAGGTGCAAGCAGTGATCGAGAGCCAGTTCGAGCGGCTGCAAGCAGTGGTGGAGAAAGCCAAGAGGGAGGTGAAGGAGATCCTGgaagtggaggagcagcaggcaCTAAAGCAGGCCGAGGGCATCAGGGTTCACCTGGAGCAGAGGTGCACAGATCTGAAGAAGACTCAGGCGCAAATGGAGAAACTCTCCAGATATAAAAATGATGTGGACTTCCTGCAG GAGTATGCAGAGTGGAAGAAAGAAGCCACTGATAACTCCCTTCCTGGGGTCTACATAGGCCTGATGGACTGTCTGAACTCCTTCAGCCACGTGATTGTGAAATCCACTCAGGAGCTCTGCGGAATGCTGGTCTCTTCGTACACTGAAAAAGTCAAAGAGACGTGCAAAAACG ACAAAATGGGAATAAAGACAACAGTCCATGCAATTGTTGCAGCCAAACACAACATGTCCATCCCTGATCCTGAGACGCGCGATGACTTCCTCAAAT ATGCTGCTCAAGTGAGTTTTGATGCTGACACGGCTCACAAGTTCCTCCGCCTGACCGAGGAGAACCGCAAGGTGACAAACACCACCCCCTGGCAGCATCCCTATCAGAGTCAGCCCGAGCGCTTTGAGAACTGGCGGCAGGTCCTGGCTGCAGAGAGCTTTTACCTGGGCCGCCACTACTTTGAAGCAGACATCAGCGGTGAAGGGACGCACATCGGCCTGACCTACAAGAGCATCGACCGCAAGGGCAGCGAGAGCAACAGCTGTATCACGGGAAACAACTTCTCTTGGTGTCTCCAGTGGGTTGGACGCACTTTCTCTGCATGGCACAGCGACGTAGAAACTCCACTAAATGTGGAGAAGTTCACTCGTATTGGGGTTTATGTAGACTATATGCAAGGGCTGCTGGCTTTCTATGGGGTGGATGTCACCATGACACTCATCCACAAGTACACGGCTGAGTTCCGGGAGCCTCTGTATCCAGCCTGCTGGCTGCCCAAAAAGGAGAACATTGTTTTCTTGGTGACACCTGGGGAACCTTTACCTCTAAAAAGCCCTTCCCCTCCCACCTCACCTGGAAACGGAGCGTTTGCTACATGA
- the tvp23b gene encoding Golgi apparatus membrane protein TVP23 homolog B: MLTGDTNDEDVSLFDAEEDAGKRSNTSVKHPVASFFHLFFRVCATLVYLLCEIFSSSFIACMVTIILLLSCDFWTVKNITGRLLVGLRWWNQVDDDGRSHWVFESRKGTGKQEASDSRIFWLGLIICPVIWVIFSFSTLFSFRIKWMPIVIMGVVLQGANLYGYVRCKVGGKTSLKKMATNYFGQQFLKQTLSKEEES, encoded by the exons ATGCTAACTGGA GACACCAATGACGAAGATGTTTCTCTGTTTGACGCCGAAGAGGATGCTGGGAAAAGGTCGAATACAAGTGTTAA GCATCCGGTGGCGTCCTTCTTCCATCTCTTCTTCAGAGTCTGCGCCACCCTCGTCTATCTACTCTGTGAGATTTTTAGTAGCAGTTTCATCGCCTGCATGGTCACAATAATCCTCCTGCTTTCATGTGACTTCTGGACAGTAAAG AACATCACTGGAAGGTTGCTGGTTGGTCTGCGCTGGTGGAACCAGGTCGATGATGATGGACGAAGCCACTGGGTGTTTGAGTCGAGGAAG GGCACTGGGAAGCAGGAAGCTTCAGATTCTAGAATCTTCTGGCTGGGACTGATTATTTGCCCCGTCATCTGGGTCATCTTTTCCTTCAGCACACTGTTTTCATTCAGGATCAAATGGATG CCCATAGTCATCATGGGTGTGGTGTTGCAAGGGGCCAACCTGTATGGATACGTGCGATGTAAAGTAGGAGGAAAGACGAGCTTAAAGAAAATGGCTACCAATTATTTTGGGCAACAGTTCCTCAAGCAG ACGCTGTCTAAAGAAGAGGAATCGTAG